Below is a genomic region from Corallococcus macrosporus.
GATGATGACGGACAGCGCCAGGCCGCCCAGGCAGCGCGCGAAGTAGACCGTCAAATCATTGTTGCCCGCGGGCAGCTCCCAGCCGAACCACCGCGCCCAGCGCAGCGGCACGAAGAGCAGCGGCAGCGCGTAGAAGATCGCGAAGGTCGAGGTGGAGACCGCGAGGAACCAGCTGGCCAGCGGATAGTCGGGGTTGATCATGATGGCGGACGCAGCAAGGGCCCCGGGCGTCCACCTGCCGGGCGCACCCTGCCCCACGCCGTCCATCCTAGAATCTTTTCCCTCCCCGTGGGGTGCCTTCCCCCCCACCCTGCCCCCGTCAGCCCGGCTGCCGCCTAGCGGGTGGCCGCCAGGAGGAACTCCGCCACCCGCTCCAGGGAGGTGGTGCGCTCGGCCTCCGCCGGGAAGCGCCGGAAGGCCTCCGGTGGCCCGTGCAGGATGAGCGGCTTGCCATAGCGCAGCGCCAGGACGGCCTCCGCCGCGGTCCCCGCCCCTCCGGGCAGCGCGACCAGGGCGTGCGGCGTCAGCACGTTGATGTGGTTGCGGCTCATGGGGTCCGTGCCCTGCTCCCCGCTGAGCGGCAGGTGGGTGTAGATGGGGATTTCGATGTCCGTGTTCGGGTAGCCGGGCCGGGGCTGGTAGCGGCCATCCTCCCCGACGGTGCCGGGGATGATGCCGATGGCCGCTCCCCGCCGCCCCTCCACCTGGACGAAGGCCGCCGTGGCCACGCTCATGACGCCGCCGCCCGCCCCGGTCAGCAGGTCGAAGCCCGCCTCGGCGATCCACCGCGCCAGGGGGACGACCCACTCCTCGTGGGTCTCCGTGCCGGAGCCGAAGACTCCGATGATGCGGCGGTGTCTGCGCATGACTGCGTCCTCCCCGAAAGA
It encodes:
- a CDS encoding molybdenum cofactor carrier protein; protein product: MRRHRRIIGVFGSGTETHEEWVVPLARWIAEAGFDLLTGAGGGVMSVATAAFVQVEGRRGAAIGIIPGTVGEDGRYQPRPGYPNTDIEIPIYTHLPLSGEQGTDPMSRNHINVLTPHALVALPGGAGTAAEAVLALRYGKPLILHGPPEAFRRFPAEAERTTSLERVAEFLLAATR